DNA sequence from the Solea solea chromosome 12, fSolSol10.1, whole genome shotgun sequence genome:
AAGACCTAACGGCTACGTAGCTGTTAGCTTTAAAAACGCTAACATACGTTTGTTTATTATTAGTACACTTGCGCAGCAGCTAGCTAGTGGACGGCTAGCTGAGTGTGAGGTGATGTGGAGACATTTATAACAACGAAGGACAAACTCAACTGAAATGGGCGACATTCATTTAGAGGAGGTGAAGGACACACCTGAGCTCCCAGTGGAGGTgagtgacagacacagacagacagacagacacggacAGACTGTCCCTGTCAGTagtgtttcattattattattatttacctgTATTTAACCAAGTAAATCAGTTGAGAAGCAATTCTCATTTACAATCACGACCTGGGCAAGATGTAGCACAACAATGGGGCACAAAAAACAGGACACGCAAACAACAAGAAGagaaatatcaacaacaaacaatattaaacaaTTCACCACAGTCACATGTTGAACGAAAAATATTAAAAGTAGGCGCAAGAGTCGCAAATTGTGGAACGAAAGtggaacgaatgaatgaatgaataaacttGAGTTTTAGTGTAACTGAAATGATGAACATATTGAGTAATAAGTGAAGATTTTACCCATTAAGGTtttgtaaaataacaaaaaccaaTGTATTTGTCTGTGAGAATGAAGAGGGGGTAATTTAAAGAGAAAGTGGTGTCATTTTTGACCtttcaaatgacatttcttATATTCACTAAAGTCTTCCATACTTAAAAAAGTTCCCAGAAACTTGATATGAATGGGTCTTAGTGCACCAAAATCTCACgcaaaagtttattttatttaagtgacacaaaggaAATGCCACCAAAGAGTGCTTTAGTCTTTGAGATACCATTACCAGAGGCAGGAGtgggcaaaaaaaacatctaaatgtatttaaaaataaaataccaaataccCAACTAATAGCAGCATAGAGCAGCCACaccatgtatcaaaataaaatactgtatttttcaaaatactaaaaataGGAACTCCTTAagtatctttatttactttcttgGTGTTCAGTAACAGATGAAGCCCACAGTGAATCATTAAACAATCCAAATGGATGATCTGACTACactaatgttgtgtttcatcaCTGTACAGTTGCATAATTTAGCCTACAGCTGAAACTGTCATTGGTGTGTGCTCAACCTCTAGTAGGCACCAAGCATCATGACGTCAAGTCTGCAGCAGATCCTCACGTATTGTGTTCTTATGGTCATGTTGTTTCAAAGAAATTCTATTCcatatgaatattttaaaactacaaaaaTACATGACATTGAAGTATTTGATACAAAATATGAATCCTCATGTTCTCTGAAGTCTCCCATGTATGCAAAGGATTCTTGTATTAAAATGAGTTGTAACGGAAACTGAGGCGATTTGCATTATTAATTATGACAGTTTGCACATTTTGTTCTCACATATCTGAtaagtttatacattttttctATTTCAAATATGTAATACAATGCAGATTTGAAAGACAGACATatctgagaaaaacaacactatatggacaaaagtatttggacacattacaccaacagggacctGTAATTGGTCTTTTTGTGGCTaaaacagcttccacacttcttggtagactttcctcaagattttgtgttttcaatgtgAATTTGTGTCTATTCATTtaattctgtagagcattttgaggtcaggcactgacgTTGGATGAGAAGTTcatccagttcatcccaaaggtgctcgccaaaccatgtctttatagtctgTGCTTTGTGTTCTTGGGCACAGTCacgttggaatagaaaaggaagagttaagattgtccttcattggagataatcaaagcctgattgaaacacttgaattcaatacttaacaggtgtgtctgtgtttgctgtAGATCATAGTTTACATCCTGAGCTTCCTTCACGCCTCAGACAGGAAGGAAGCCTCGCTGGTTTGCCACAGCTGGTACGATGCCAGTCAGGACCTGCGCTTCCAGGTGATTTGCTTTGGGCACTACACTAGTGTACCAGAATgcacatgatatatatatattgttccTCCTAGGATGTATAGATACAGTCCTAATGAGTGTTTTGACACGCGTTTGTCTTTGTGTAGAGGAACGTCATGTTCTGTTTTCCCGCCTCAGCCTCATCCCTGGAGCTAGTGAGGGGTCTGAGCAGAAGGTCCCGCTGCAGTCTGATTATCAGCCAGCTGGATGGCTTCAGCATGTCCAAATCACTGCTGCTGGAGGTGAAGTATACTGACTATTTTGTCCACTAAccaactttttcttttgttatatggagcaaacaaaacagaacatattcacatttaagaagctgaaaaaccagagGGCttgatttaatatatatatatatatatatatatatatatatatatatatatatatatatatatatatatatatatattaatatatataaaaataagcaACTAAATGTGACCAAAGTGCTGATAGGTGAAAAATATTTATGGCCCAAATGCACAGTTAGTTCCTCTTTGTGGTGCATCATGTTTAAAGAAGACAGGCCATAAACAGAAGTAGGCAGATGAAATCCATGATTTAAAGGAGTATTTCTGTATTTCACTGTAAGGCCTCATTCAGTTGTAACGTTATAGAAATGCTGTAATATGAAGACTTAGTTACTTAGGTCGAATGTCACcataaatgtttgaaaacactgtAGCTGGGTTTTAGTCTGGACAGGATGAACCTAAGATGCTACAATTACTTTAAAATCAGTCAGGGAGGAAAGTGTGATATGGAAAACTCAAAACACTAGTTTCCAAATAACAGGAATGTGTTGGTTCTTGTTAGCCGTAGGCTACTTTCTGAAACATGTGACTGCTGGTCTCACATCTTCTTGAAACTTGTTGCGATGACTTTTATTGCCTCTGTTGGGCCCACGCAATCACCCGTTGCTGCTTTGCAGTTTTGAATATTTTCCGAATGAGCTCCTTCCCTCTGTTAAACTCAAATGAGCCTCTggcaaaaatgtttaaattagtttttcattttccatttaaCCGATCACATGCgccctttttgtgtgtggaaaGAAATCTTTCACCCAcaggttttattcatttattcaggaAGAAAATGCCACAAGGCACAATCCTGAATTTGTATAGTTTAGtaaatatgtacatacatatttgGGTTGctacaaatgattattttcataatctatgAATGTTTcggttattttcttgattactCAAGTACTTGTTCGGTCCGTAAAATTTCAgataatgttgaaaaatgttgagcgGTGTTTTCAaacctggagatgatgatgttctgaaatgtcttgttttaattagtCAAAATTagtcagttttaatgacttcttttgatatatggagcaaagaaaccataaatattcacatttttcttttttaataaatttgcaaaaatttctacatttctgttttttttctgtcaagatggggtgctgagtgtacattaatgagaaataaaattaacttttttgattttagaaaatggctgcaatgaaacaaagagtgaaaaatttAAAGGGGTCCGAATACTTTCCGTACCCACTGTATATGTAACAAGTTTCCTGTCATGATGACCAGGATCTAGCAGATTCCAAAGTCATAGCAGCTGCAACAGTGACGTTAGAATTCACCCTCACTGATCGTTATCCTAACACTGTGAATATTTGcatctgaaaagaaaagaagaagcagttaTTGAATTTGCTGTTGAATGTGTACATTAGCAAGTACTGTTTCCTTTCAGGAACACAAGGACAAAGTCTAAGTTTACTTGTCATTGTGACAGTTGGACTTATTTGAGTCAGTTGGGTGTTGTCACTTACAACCATCACTCCCACTCCCCTAACGGGAAGACGATgcaggtttatatttatatcagagaGGACGTAATGTTTGCGTGAGTTACTGATATTAAAGAAAAGTAGGAGATGAATGAAACTGTGCCTTCCCTCCTCAGGTGGGTCTGTGTCTGGGCTCCAAACTGGAGAGCTTGGCTCTGCCTGGCAGCAGTATCACAGAGGCGTCTCTGCTCACCCTCCTCCCTTGCCTCACCTCCCTCCGCAGGCTGGACCTCAGGGGCCTGGACAGCCTCTTCATGTCTGGAGCCTTTCTGTCCAGGGAGGAGCACCGGCAGCAGGTATTACACATCACGCAATAGTGAAAATGGCAAAACCTTGAAGAGTATATCAACAGTATTTACACTCTCTCACTGGGCAAATATTTGACCGTAAACCAAACGGCTGGCTTCTTCCTCTCTAGTGGTCGTTTATAGCTCTTGTTTTAAGCTTCAAGTTTGACCTCACTTCCTCTTCAGTCAACTGACACAAAGGTGTTGGCAGTGTGTCGTAAAACCATGAGGGTATTCAGTATTTTACTGGTTTATTATTGTGGTTGCACAGCTTTATTGTTTCAAGGTCAAACTTGATTCTGTGTTGCAGGTGAGGTCAGCTCTCTGTGGTCTGGAGGAGCTGGACTTGTCCGATCTGCGCTACCTCTCCGACCTCACCTTCAACCGGCTCACCAGCTGCACGCCGCGCCTGCGCCGGCTCTCGCTGGCCGGCTGCCACATCGCGTTCGAGTTCGATCCGTATCGGGGGCGTCCGGTGGGAGCCGTCGAGGCTTCGTCCGCGCTGCTGTCGCTGAGGAATTTGAAGAGGCTGGTGACGGAGCAGAAGTCCACCCTTGTAGCTCTGGACCTCAGCAGAACCTCCATCACCCCCGAGTCGTTACGCACTATTGCACAGGTCAGGATACTTCCAATCTCTGCAACTGTGCTTTTACTGTTCAAGCAGCCACTTCCAAAGTGTCCTTTTAACACTTTGTAGAACATTTATCACCCCCTGAGTGATTACCAAAACAGTCTGTTTTTAACATATCGTTGCTTGTCCAGTTTGTGTTCGGGAAACTTAATTGGAGCTGTGtgatgaaggaaacagcagcaggcaTGTCGAATTTGAGATTGTAATGAAAATACAACTGTTAGCTCCTCCTACTGAACATCCAGGTTTATCTTTATCAGTTAAATCAACTTCTGAAACATTTTGTGGTTGCGTCTCATTGTTTTCAGCCACAATGCTGCTGTATGAAGAGGTCTGGCTTTACttaactttcttcttcttccgcctCGCCTGCTCGCTCATGACGTAAAAATCCATAActttgtgtgcagtgcaggatgTTGCCACAGACTTGAAAACAGAACGTTGTTGTGTTGAGAAACAcggagagttgtgtggagctgatgggcctAATTCTGTGATATTCCCTTTGCTCCAGATTCAGGGTTTGGTCTTGGATGAGCTGCGTCTCCATGGTTGTAAGGAGCTGACCAACTATTCAGTCGAGGCTCTGGTGAAGCACCAGCCGAACCTTCGCAGACTGGACATCAGTGCCTGCACTGAGCTGACCAGCAGGTCTGTAGAGGCTATAGCACAGAGCCTGAAGTCACTAACGCACCTGTCCTTGTCCCGCGACTGGAGGATCACTGAAAAAGGTGCTCGTAGTGTAATAACTAATAGtcataattatgttttaatgagtttatttttgcttttcttaccttacatatatttttgtattatttggaGGCCTCTGTAGGTTCTCCAAAATGCTTGAAAACGAAGGGAGCGTTCAGTTGCTATATGCAActtcaccactagatggtgctAACTACTGTACCATCAGAACCTACTCAGTAGAGAGGTTAAAATCTTCTATATTGGTTCTCCAGTGTTTCACAAACTTCTTATGTGGGagtccactttttaaagatgacaaagtaTTGTGACCCAAGTTGTGCATAATATGTTTGTTTCTAtctttactgccatttctgtaacacctaatattattttgaatatgtaAACCAGACTTTTCTAATGTTTAATGAATCACAACTGAAGCAAACCCTTCCTGTAGGTCTGAGTCAGTCAGTGTGGAATTTTCGCTCTATCTTGTCTGACTGTGCAGCTCTGACCCTGGATAATGAAGCATTTTTTACAACCTTGATCGTTGGTGGTAATGGAAAAGCTCGGGGTGAACATGATTTATCCTTTTCGGAGCATGGATGTGTTCAGAGAACCCAGTTTTACTCAGTCAAAGGCAACTCTAACCCACTGTCTGACAGAAACTGTATCATGTCTTTAACTGAAGGGTCACCTTTGTCCACAGGCCTCGCTGACTTGCTGTctgtgtcgtcactgaagagccTGGATCTGTCCGAGTGTCTGGACATCGGCGGAGCAGAGATGGTGAAAGGTTTGGCGGGACCTGGTCCAACGAGAGCACAGCTGGAGACGCTCAGCCTCAAGAGCTGCACCTACATCAGGgtcagtcagtgtttgtgtgtgtgtgtatgctttaTCTGTATTATTATCAACCCAGAAAAGTATAGCCAAATTTCCACATCTATGGACAATAAaagattattattcttattataacTGACTGCATTTGTAAGAAGAATAAATGGAAGTAAGTtatctttcttctctctctgtaggATCTTGCCCTTTTCTCTCTCGCCCAGTTTCTTAGCAACACCCTCTGTGAGCTGGACCTGACCTCATGCTTAAACCTGACGGATCTGTCGGTGTGCGCTATCGCCACCTACCTGCAAAGGCTGGTAGTGCTGCGGCTCGGCTGGTGCAAAGAAGTGACAGACTGGGGTTTACTGGGGATGGTGGAGAGAACCAAGTGTGAGCTTGACAACAAGAAGGTTAGTGGAGTTTGTCAGAGACGTAAAGACGAGCTTTCTCTtactctttgttttttgtttgttttttattgataatCTTACTTTTCATCGCAGGAAGACAAAGGTCCCAAGTTCACGCGGACATTTGGCAACATGGGCTTCTTCAATCCTCCTCGTTTGCCCTTTGAGGATCGACCCAAGCTGGTGACGCAGAGTGACCTGGAGCAGTTGAAACAGCAGGCTGGAGCCTCACTTCTCGCGCTCAACAGGCTGCAGGAGCTGGACCTCAGTGCCTGCTCCAAACTCACCGACAGCAGCATCACACAGGTGCGAGGCTGAAGACTCTTTCCTGCACCATGACAGTCTTTTAAACCTAGAATTTCGACAATGTCACCTGCAGGGTTCTAaaggacaataccagctgtcaatcacactggtgtccacatgttgttttgtctcctttgtccatttttgtcCAAACCTGGCCTGACCCATGGGCTTTCACTTTAACAGTTTATAGAGTAAAGCAGgattattaaacaaaaacaaccacctAAAGTCATGATTTGACATAATTTCTCATGTTCTCCAGGTGGTGCGTCACCCAGACCTCcaccgtctgtctctctccatgcTGCCCGAGATCACAGACGACAGCTTGGTGCTGGTGGCCTGCCACTGCCGCAGCATCACCAGCCTGAATCTGAGCCACTGCCCGCACATCAGCGACCATGGAGTAACGCAGGCGGCTCCACACCTCCGCAGACTCCAGCATCTCAACCTCTCCTGTTGTAATAAGATCACGGacaggtgagagacacacacaacccCTCTCACACATTTACTGTGTCTGCTGTAATTAATAACTAAGCTTTTGACCTTTCAAAACTCCACAGATCCTTGTTTTACCTGGTGCAGCACTGCAAGCGCCTGAGAACACTGGACATCTCCAAGTGCAAGAACATCTCCATGACGGCGGTGGACCTCCTGCAGTCACAGCTGCCATTCCTGGAGAATGTCTACTGTAGATTAATAGGTGGGTTTGACCCCACTTTCATAATCTGACTGCACGACTGCTGGATGTTACAGAACCAAAGCCTGGTGTCTGTCtgagtcgagctgctgcatgtCTCCCAAACTCGCACAGGAAGTGAAGGAAATGTTTTGAGTTTATAGCTTCAGGTCAGACTCTctgtgatttttatttcatttgatcGCTCTGGTTTTAATGCAGGCTCTAAACCAGTGAGGAAAATACCTGTCAGGTTTATGCATTTCTTTAGTATTTTCATGTTAGAATTTAATcaaagtgactgaaaacacacttaacacataAGCACCACTTTCATCAAGATTATTTAAGTGTGGTTTATCTGGTCCCCTGAGGGGATATTAATAAGAGACATTCTTAATTCttaaacacagcagacacagttGGAAGGACATTATTTAAAGAGTTTTACTTAATTTATGTAATAACGTGAATGTAAAATAAACTGCGTTCCAAATTTCACACTATttgagattgtgtttttttgatttgtgcAGACATTTcagtaaagctttttttttttaaatggagacaGAGGGACTGTAGAGATGAAAAAAGATGTTGATTTTATAAATAAaccaaagtttgacaaacacatacTTGTTTTGTGGTTTCGTATAAATCTGTTTATTCATgtgaattctgaggaaaaagcaCATGATTCAAAGTGAATAtgaaacacagaggaagaagTGTGTCAGGACTGCACAGCAGAGTAAAGTCATGACTGTGCTGAAATGAAACAACCTGAtgggaaacactgataaatTGTGCTGTACACCTTTATCAGTGTCACATAAGTACCTCCATATAAAAATGAATCCTTTTTAAAGTGACTTCAAGACAAATTCAGGCAAACCTAAAGGGTATTTATTGCTTTTCTGTGTCACACAGAGATGATTGCTTATCTAAAACGTGATtgaaattattttcaaagtTGTAGATTGTGGCAAAGGTAATAAGCCGTACATAGATTTCATTATTGAGCTGGAAACTATAAAGTGAATTACCTATAGGTAAAATTGAGCAAACACTAAAAACatactgtgtttctttgttgaaAAGGAGTCTTAACATGTACCACATCTAAATGAGTGTTCTGATCAGTGTCCATTGAAACAGGGCAGTAAAGGATGAGCACAACCAGATCAAAGCATCTGCACCCACAGTGGGGTAAAGTGCGAAGAGTCCATGTACCATGCATAGTTTTACATGTGTTTAGGGAAATTAAAGTACCGTTACTTGATTGGTGATATTTTACAGTGTCCGTGGAGTTAAAAGAGGTTCTTTGCGTGTTTGCATTGCTTCACTTGGACGTAAAGAACCAGGTGgaaggagggtgtgtgtgtgtaatctcagGATAATAGACTGTGTTCATGAGTACGTGgatgcaccaca
Encoded proteins:
- the fbxl9 gene encoding uncharacterized protein fbxl9; amino-acid sequence: MGDIHLEEVKDTPELPVEIIVYILSFLHASDRKEASLVCHSWYDASQDLRFQRNVMFCFPASASSLELVRGLSRRSRCSLIISQLDGFSMSKSLLLEVGLCLGSKLESLALPGSSITEASLLTLLPCLTSLRRLDLRGLDSLFMSGAFLSREEHRQQVRSALCGLEELDLSDLRYLSDLTFNRLTSCTPRLRRLSLAGCHIAFEFDPYRGRPVGAVEASSALLSLRNLKRLVTEQKSTLVALDLSRTSITPESLRTIAQIQGLVLDELRLHGCKELTNYSVEALVKHQPNLRRLDISACTELTSRSVEAIAQSLKSLTHLSLSRDWRITEKGLADLLSVSSLKSLDLSECLDIGGAEMVKGLAGPGPTRAQLETLSLKSCTYIRDLALFSLAQFLSNTLCELDLTSCLNLTDLSVCAIATYLQRLVVLRLGWCKEVTDWGLLGMVERTKCELDNKKEDKGPKFTRTFGNMGFFNPPRLPFEDRPKLVTQSDLEQLKQQAGASLLALNRLQELDLSACSKLTDSSITQVVRHPDLHRLSLSMLPEITDDSLVLVACHCRSITSLNLSHCPHISDHGVTQAAPHLRRLQHLNLSCCNKITDRSLFYLVQHCKRLRTLDISKCKNISMTAVDLLQSQLPFLENVYCRLIGGFDPTFII